Genomic DNA from Desulfuromonas sp. TF:
CCTCTGACCGGATGGCTTTTGGGCGATGCTCCGGCCGGTCTTCTGGTCGGATCGATGGTGGAGCTTCTCTGGTTGGGGCGGCTGCCGGTGGGTGCGGCGATTCCTCCCGATGATACCCAAGTGGCCATCGGAAGCACTGTGCTGGCGATTACTATGGGAAGCCGACTGGGCCTGTCAGGACCGGCCTTCGTCATTCTCTGCACTCTTGTCGCGATGCCGCTTGGAAAGATGGGGCAGCTTTTTGAACGGTGGGCCCGGGACTGGAACGGAAGATTGTTGCAGAAGGCTCAGGACGCGCTGGCGGAAGGTCGGTTCAGGGCTGCGGAACAGGCCCACCTGTGGGGAATCGGGCATTTCGCTCTTGCTTCGCTGGCTACCTTCGCAACGATTGTCATCGTCGGTTCGCTTCTGCTTTCCGAGCTGGGGCCGATTCTGCTTAGGTCGACAACGGATGCCGCTCCCTGGCTTAGAGTGGCCTTTCCGATCATGGGAACGGCGATTATTCTCAGTTCCATCAACGTTCGACGGTCTCTGACCCTTTTCGCCGCTTCTTTCACCTCCGCCCTGCTCATGCTGTGGCTGCTCTGAGGTGCCGATGGAACGCAAAAGACTCCCCCGAATTGTTCTTGCCCGCGTCCTTTTGCGTTCCTTTG
This window encodes:
- a CDS encoding PTS sugar transporter subunit IIC, with the protein product MAAASYLMAAAVAVVSGLDRTAFLQVMISRPIVAAPLTGWLLGDAPAGLLVGSMVELLWLGRLPVGAAIPPDDTQVAIGSTVLAITMGSRLGLSGPAFVILCTLVAMPLGKMGQLFERWARDWNGRLLQKAQDALAEGRFRAAEQAHLWGIGHFALASLATFATIVIVGSLLLSELGPILLRSTTDAAPWLRVAFPIMGTAIILSSINVRRSLTLFAASFTSALLMLWLL